Genomic DNA from Natrinema saccharevitans:
ACGGCTCCGTGTCGATGTGCTGGACGAACGTCGACCGGAGCGTCCGCAGTCCACACTGACGGGCCTTCGCCACGAAGGACGCGAGTAACTGCTCGCGGGGTTCGACGAGACGGAGATCCTGGTGACTGTACTCCCCCTCGGCGAGGAGATAGTTCGCCAGGCACGTTCCGTGAATGCCGCCACCGATGATCACGCACTCGTAGGGTTGTCGACCGCTCGACGTGTGATCGGCGTCCGGTCCGTCGTCGGTCACTCTCGCTCGCCTCCGTCGGCCTCGAGTTCGTCTCGGGTCCCTCCGGGCCATTGGCTGCGGAGCCGTCGCACGGTCGGGAGACGATGCGACAGTCCCTGGAAGCCGAGGGCGACGGCGTACACTGCGATCGCCGCAACGACGATCGAGCCACCGGCCGCGATCCCGTAGACGTACGATAGCGTTACACCGGCGATCGCCGCGAACTCGGCAGCGAGGATCGCCAGCAAGATGGACTGCTTGAAACTCCGAGCGACCTGCGCCGCGGCGGCGACCGGAACGACGAGCATCGCAGCGACCAGGATGACGCCCATGATTTGCATCGCGCTGACGACGACGAGTGCCGTGAGTACGACCATGAGGTGTTTGTACAAGCGAACGTTCAGCCGCGCCGCGCGGGCGGCCGTCGCGTCGAACGTGACGTACAGGAGTGGCCGGTACGCCAGCGTGACGAGGCTACCGACGAGGACGCTCATCAACACGAGGATACCGACGTTCTCCATCGAGACGGTCGCCAGACTGCCGAAGAGGTAAGCGTCGATGCCGACCGCGATGCCGCCGTCGGTTGCAGTAATGAGGATACTGCCGACGGCGAATCCCCCAGTCAGGACGATCGCCAGTGAGGTATCACTGTACGCGCCAGCGTGTTCGACGAGCAACTCGACGAGCAGTGCCGTGACGACTGCGACCACGAACGCGGTGAGCAGCGGGGACAGCGTGAGCGAGAGGGCCGAATTGAGGAACAATCCCACGGCGACGCCGGCGAAGGCAGTGTGTGCGAGCGTATCGCCGATCATCGCCATTTCCCGATGGACGAGGAAGGTGCCGACGAGCGGTCCGATGACGGCGATACACACCGCAGCGAGGTAGGCCCGCTGCATATAGGCATACCCGAGCATCGGCATGCCGAGCAGGTCGGCCAGCACGTCCAGTCCGGCGCCGAAGATGTGGTCGAGGAACCACTCGAGGCCGTCGAGGAGTATGCCACCAATCCGTCGGACGGTCGTTGCTTCGTCGAACGGCAGGCTTACGTCGAGAGCGGAGGCTCCTATCATGGTCAGTGGTCGTGGTGGAGGACGTGCTGGTCAGTTCCGTACGCTTGCTCGAGAGCGTCCGTTTCGACGAACGCGCTCGGGTCACCGTCGAAGTACAGCTGCCGGTTGAGACACGCGATATCAGTCGCGTAGGTGGTGACGACTCCGATGTCGTGCTCGATGAGGATAACGGTCAGCCCGGTCGCGTTCAGGTCGGCCAGGAGGCTGTAGAACTCCTCTCTGGATTCGGCATCGACGCCGACCGTCGGTTCGTCGAGCGCGAGCAGATCGGCCTCGGACGCGAGCGCGCGAGCGATGAAGACTCGCTGCCGTTGGCCGCCGGACAGTCGGCCGACGCGACGCGACGCGAGATCGGTGATGCCGACTCGTTCCATCGCCCCTTCGACCGCTCGCCGATCCTTACTCGAGAATCGGCCGACGAGTCGCCGCGGGTAGCGCCCCATCTCGACCACTTCTCGGACCGTGATCGGCATATCGCGCGCCGCTTCCGTCGCGTCCTGTGCGACGTATCCGATTCGTTCGCCCGCATCAAACTCGTCTGCCGGCTCGCCGAACAGGGTGACAGTCCCGTCGTCGGGCCGGCGGAGGCCGAGCATCAGATCGAGCAACGTACTCTTGCCGCTCCCGTTCGGCCCGACCAATCCGAGGAAGGACCCGGGTTCGACGTCGATCGACACCGACTCGAGAACCGGAACTTCTCCGTAGCCGAACGTGGCGTTATCGACGCTGATGAGTGGCTTCGCCGACC
This window encodes:
- a CDS encoding metal ABC transporter permease encodes the protein MIGASALDVSLPFDEATTVRRIGGILLDGLEWFLDHIFGAGLDVLADLLGMPMLGYAYMQRAYLAAVCIAVIGPLVGTFLVHREMAMIGDTLAHTAFAGVAVGLFLNSALSLTLSPLLTAFVVAVVTALLVELLVEHAGAYSDTSLAIVLTGGFAVGSILITATDGGIAVGIDAYLFGSLATVSMENVGILVLMSVLVGSLVTLAYRPLLYVTFDATAARAARLNVRLYKHLMVVLTALVVVSAMQIMGVILVAAMLVVPVAAAAQVARSFKQSILLAILAAEFAAIAGVTLSYVYGIAAGGSIVVAAIAVYAVALGFQGLSHRLPTVRRLRSQWPGGTRDELEADGGERE
- a CDS encoding metal ABC transporter ATP-binding protein; its protein translation is MTTATAKSERSAKPLISVDNATFGYGEVPVLESVSIDVEPGSFLGLVGPNGSGKSTLLDLMLGLRRPDDGTVTLFGEPADEFDAGERIGYVAQDATEAARDMPITVREVVEMGRYPRRLVGRFSSKDRRAVEGAMERVGITDLASRRVGRLSGGQRQRVFIARALASEADLLALDEPTVGVDAESREEFYSLLADLNATGLTVILIEHDIGVVTTYATDIACLNRQLYFDGDPSAFVETDALEQAYGTDQHVLHHDH